AAAATACGATGGCGTGGACGATGACGAGGTGTGGACCCCACTTTTCAATCCAGCTGAGGTAGATATCGTTCCAGTGAATCTCCGTTGGGGTGATGCGAAAGGCTGCCCAGAAGATCAGCCACCACAAACCGGCGAAGAAAAGCACAAGTAGCGCGGCAAGAAGAAAGAATCGCGGCCTTAGCTTTTCAGGCTTATCGTTTTCCTCTGGCATAGTCGTATCCAATAAAACAAGCGCGGAGACGTATGGCCCGGGACCCGTGAAGCAGGCATCATTTTACAAGAACGGTTAGCTGTTGGAGAGTGCGAGGGTAAGGAGATCGAGGGCGCCTTTGGATTTGAGGTCGTCGGCGACGCGGAGGCCGAGGGTGATGGGGTCGGTGTCGGGAGCGGCTTCAGTTTCGACCTGGACCATGGATTCGCCGTCGGGGGAGACGACCTGGGCGACCATCTTCCACTTCCCTTCTTCGTGGAAGCAGTGAGCGCCGATGGGGAGTGAGCAGCCGCCGCCGAGGGCGTCGAGTGTGGTGCGCTCGGCGTCGATGGCGAAGCGGGTGTAGGGGTGCTCGAGGAAGGCGATGGCGTTGCGGAGGTAGGTGTCGCGGGCTTCGTCGATGGCGTGTTCGGGGCTGCGGGTTTCGAGGGCGAGGGCTCCCTGGCCGGGGGCGGGACAGAGCTCGCAGGGGGAGAAGCGCTGGTGGACGGATTCAGTGCGCTTGAGCCGGTCGAGGCCGGCGGCGGCGAGGACCAGGGCGTCACACTGGCCCTGCTCGAGTTTGCGCAGACGGGTATCTATGTTGCCACGGACATCTACGAAGGTGACGTCGGGGCGGAGGGCGAGGATCTGTGCGCGGCGGCGGGGGCTGGTGGTGCCGATGCGGCCTCCTGCAGGGAGGGTGTGGAGCGCCCAGTAGGGTTCGCAGACCCAGACGTCGCGGGCGTCGGCGCGTTTGGGGATTGCAGCGAGGGTGAACTGCGGGGCTAGTTTTGTCGGGAGGTCTTTCAAGCTGTGGACGGCGAGGTCGATGCGGCCTTCTTCGAGAGCCTCTTCGATTTCTTTGATGAAGATGCCTTTGCCGTCGAGGTTTGGCGGAGGGATGAAGCCCGGTTGCTGCATGCGGTCGCCAGTCGTGCGAATGATCTCGAGCTCGACGTGGTACCCGGCGTCACGAAGGGCGTAGAGGATGTGGTTGGCCTGCCAGAGAGCGAGTTGAGAGCCTCGGCTGCCTATGCGAATTGGGTTGCTGGAGTTATTGTGCTCGGAACTCATAGTCTTAATTAGGATACGGGATGATGGGCCGGTGTTTGCATGATAGAGCTGTGGTTTGTACCCGGGGTGAGGAAAAGCAGGTTGCTCCACTTCCGTTTTGACTCTCCTTGGGGGCAGGTTCGATGCCACGTATTATCGGTGGCAATCATTCCTCAAAATTTCAGCGTTCGTGGAACCAAGTCGGTGGTGAGAGCGTAAGTGCCTGACAGACATGAGAGCTGGAGGGAGTTCATGCAGGATATTCGGGTTGCGTTGCGTCAGTTTTACAAGTCGCCGGGCTTTGCCATTACGGTTGTGCTTACGATTGCGTTGGGAATCGGGGCGAATACGGCGATCTTTACGCTGGTGCACGCGATCCTGTTGAAGTCGTTGCCGGTAGCGGATCCGAAGACACTGTTTCGCGTGGGGGACCAGGATGATTGCTGCGTCAATGGCGGCTTTATCAATGACAATGGGGACTTCGATCTTTTTTCTTACGAGTTGTACAAGCACTTTCAGGAGACGACGCCAGAGTTTGAACGGCTTGCGGCGATGCAGGCTGGCGGAGAGCAGAAGACGACGCGGCGAGGCTCGGAGCCGGCGAAGTCTGAGCGGGCGCAGTATGTGTCGGGAAACTTCTTTACGACGTTTGGGATTGGGGCGTTTGCCGGGAGAATGTTGACGGATGCGGACGATACGCCGGGTGGGGCTCCGGCTGTGGTGATGAGTTACCAGGCGTGGCAATCGGACTATGGCAGCGATCCAAAGGTGGTGGGATCGACGTTTTATCTACAGGGCCAGCCAGCTACGGTGGTGGGGATCGCTCCGCCGGGATTCTTTGGGGACCGGATCAGGAGTAATCCACCGGGGCTGTGGATTCCATTGGCGATGGAGCCTGCCATTGAAGGGAAGAACTCGATTTTGCATGTTCCGGATAGCAACTGGCTGTATGCCGTGGGGAGGATGAAGCCGGGGGTCAGCATTACGGCGCTGCAGGAGAAGATGTCGGGGAGCTTGAGGCAGTTCCTTTCGGCGCAGCCTAATTATTCTCGTAATGGTGGGTCGACGATTATTCCGAAGCAGCATGTGGTGATTGTGCCGGGTGGCGCGGGTATTCAGAATCTGCAGAAGCAGACGGGCAAGGGACTCTATCTGCTGATGA
The nucleotide sequence above comes from Tunturibacter empetritectus. Encoded proteins:
- the hemC gene encoding hydroxymethylbilane synthase, which codes for MSSEHNNSSNPIRIGSRGSQLALWQANHILYALRDAGYHVELEIIRTTGDRMQQPGFIPPPNLDGKGIFIKEIEEALEEGRIDLAVHSLKDLPTKLAPQFTLAAIPKRADARDVWVCEPYWALHTLPAGGRIGTTSPRRRAQILALRPDVTFVDVRGNIDTRLRKLEQGQCDALVLAAAGLDRLKRTESVHQRFSPCELCPAPGQGALALETRSPEHAIDEARDTYLRNAIAFLEHPYTRFAIDAERTTLDALGGGCSLPIGAHCFHEEGKWKMVAQVVSPDGESMVQVETEAAPDTDPITLGLRVADDLKSKGALDLLTLALSNS